The following are encoded in a window of Nakamurella sp. A5-74 genomic DNA:
- a CDS encoding HAD family acid phosphatase — translation MTTRTGRRVLGVTLASLLTVGLALTPAAQAAPPPAGTVSARPSVSFDGLDKVLTPRTSFVMAADGSSGLRADGAGIPNIDSVKATVRTYYGASSAGIADKVSSPFITELTKLLARKAKGLPALYRAAEAKGGGKPAIVLDADDTTLWTYDMEDAAMHFTFDPALQDVYVQGQRFPAVPGMVGFVKAAQRAGFAIFGLTGRNDDQKAASVANLSKDGYSAFTTANFFTKWTGVGASTQPSYIHCAAVKCTTVEYKSGTRAHIESLGYRIALNVGDQWSDLQGGSSLSTLKLPNPTYYLPSADLPVLSEPRLAPRTHFTMKPDGSSGATQGSEGIPNIDSVKSTIRTYYGADATGIANKVSSPYITELTRLTRSVTPALTSACRTAERFGIKPALVLDADDTSLWTYDMEDAAMHFTFDPALQDLYVQQQRFPATPGMVALANAASSAGCTIIGLTGRNDNQRTATLANLAKGGFTGYSEAHYFTKWTGVGASQQPSYIHCGGAKCTTIEYKSQTRAYVETAAGGGYTVLANIGDQFSDLLGGHAVVPIKLPNPTYYLP, via the coding sequence ATGACGACACGAACCGGGCGCCGCGTTCTCGGTGTCACCCTGGCCTCGCTGCTCACCGTCGGCCTCGCACTGACTCCCGCCGCGCAGGCCGCGCCGCCGCCCGCCGGGACGGTGTCGGCTCGACCGTCGGTGTCCTTCGACGGACTCGACAAGGTCCTCACGCCGCGTACCAGCTTCGTGATGGCGGCGGACGGCTCGAGCGGCCTGCGTGCCGACGGGGCGGGGATCCCGAACATCGACTCGGTGAAGGCGACCGTCCGGACCTACTACGGCGCCTCGTCCGCCGGGATTGCCGACAAGGTGTCCTCGCCGTTCATCACCGAGCTGACGAAGTTGCTGGCGCGCAAGGCGAAGGGCTTGCCTGCGCTCTACCGCGCGGCCGAGGCGAAGGGCGGCGGGAAGCCCGCGATCGTCCTGGACGCCGACGACACCACGCTGTGGACGTACGACATGGAGGACGCGGCGATGCACTTCACCTTCGATCCTGCCTTGCAGGATGTCTACGTGCAGGGACAGCGGTTCCCGGCCGTCCCCGGCATGGTCGGTTTCGTGAAGGCGGCGCAGCGCGCAGGGTTCGCGATCTTCGGTCTCACCGGTCGTAACGACGACCAGAAGGCCGCTTCCGTCGCGAACCTGTCGAAGGACGGCTACTCCGCCTTCACCACGGCCAACTTCTTCACCAAGTGGACAGGTGTCGGCGCGAGCACCCAGCCGTCCTACATCCACTGTGCTGCGGTGAAGTGCACGACGGTCGAGTACAAGTCGGGTACGCGTGCGCACATCGAGTCGCTCGGCTACCGGATCGCCCTCAACGTCGGTGACCAGTGGTCCGACCTGCAGGGCGGATCGAGCCTGTCGACGCTCAAGCTCCCGAATCCGACCTACTACCTGCCCTCGGCGGATCTTCCGGTCCTGTCCGAGCCGCGGCTGGCCCCGCGGACGCACTTCACCATGAAGCCGGACGGCTCCAGCGGCGCAACCCAGGGTAGTGAGGGGATCCCCAACATCGACTCGGTCAAGTCGACGATCCGCACCTACTACGGCGCGGACGCCACCGGGATCGCGAACAAGGTGAGCTCGCCGTACATCACCGAGCTGACCCGGCTCACCCGCTCCGTCACCCCGGCCCTCACCTCTGCCTGCCGGACGGCCGAGCGCTTCGGGATCAAGCCGGCGCTGGTGCTGGATGCCGACGACACCTCGCTGTGGACGTACGACATGGAGGACGCGGCGATGCACTTCACCTTCGATCCGGCGCTGCAGGACCTCTACGTGCAGCAGCAGCGGTTCCCGGCCACGCCCGGCATGGTCGCACTGGCGAATGCGGCCTCAAGCGCCGGCTGCACGATCATCGGGCTCACCGGTCGCAATGACAACCAGCGCACGGCGACCCTGGCCAACCTGGCCAAGGGCGGCTTCACCGGCTACTCCGAAGCGCACTACTTCACCAAGTGGACCGGTGTCGGTGCCAGCCAGCAGCCGTCGTACATCCACTGCGGAGGAGCGAAGTGCACCACCATCGAATACAAGTCGCAGACCAGGGCCTACGTCGAGACTGCCGCCGGCGGCGGCTACACCGTGCTGGCCAACATCGGTGACCAGTTCTCCGATCTGCTCGGCGGGCACGCTGTCGTCCCGATCAAGCTGCCGAACCCGACCTACTACCTGCCCTGA
- the map gene encoding type I methionyl aminopeptidase — MKSSVRTRISPGTVSPVRPVPASILRPEYVGRPGPRPDPGPWVQTPETIEKMRIAGGIAARAMAEGGRAVAPGVTTDAIDEVIHTYLCDHGAYPSTLGYRGYPKACCTSLNEVICHGIPDSTVIQDGDLVKIDVTAYLDGVHGDNCATYFAGEVSEEARLLSERTREALDRAIRAVAPGRLLNVVGRVVESYGKRFGYGVVRDYTGHGVGPTFHSGLVVLHYDDPSVQTVLEPGMTFTIEPMITLGGIEWELWDDDWTVVTRDGSWVAQFEETLVVTDTGVEILTVP; from the coding sequence ATGAAGTCCTCGGTCCGCACTCGGATCAGCCCCGGCACAGTCAGCCCCGTCCGGCCGGTGCCGGCGTCGATCCTCCGCCCCGAGTACGTCGGACGTCCCGGGCCACGTCCTGATCCCGGCCCGTGGGTCCAGACCCCCGAGACGATCGAGAAGATGCGGATCGCCGGTGGGATTGCCGCCAGGGCGATGGCCGAGGGCGGCCGGGCGGTGGCGCCGGGCGTCACCACCGATGCGATCGACGAGGTCATCCACACCTACCTGTGCGACCACGGCGCGTATCCGTCGACGCTGGGCTACCGGGGCTACCCGAAGGCCTGCTGCACGTCGCTGAACGAGGTGATCTGTCATGGCATCCCGGATTCGACCGTCATCCAGGACGGCGACCTGGTGAAGATCGACGTCACCGCGTACCTGGACGGCGTGCACGGTGACAACTGCGCGACCTATTTCGCCGGCGAGGTGAGCGAGGAGGCGCGGCTGCTCTCCGAGCGCACCCGCGAGGCGTTGGACCGGGCGATCAGGGCGGTGGCCCCCGGGCGGTTGCTCAACGTGGTGGGCCGGGTCGTGGAGTCCTACGGCAAGCGCTTCGGGTACGGCGTGGTGCGGGACTACACCGGTCACGGGGTCGGGCCGACGTTCCACTCCGGCCTGGTGGTACTGCACTACGACGATCCGTCCGTGCAGACGGTGCTGGAGCCGGGCATGACCTTCACCATCGAGCCGATGATCACCCTCGGCGGGATCGAGTGGGAACTCTGGGATGACGACTGGACGGTCGTCACCCGCGACGGTAGCTGGGTGGCCCAGTTCGAGGAGACGCTCGTGGTCACCGACACCGGAGTCGAGATCCTCACCGTCCCCTGA
- a CDS encoding ADP-ribosylglycohydrolase family protein: MTWVQPEDLLRHELWQSARELGPDQQDALQRIADRWVGAGGTLPPPHVGASPELGDRHLRPLAEELLAAVAAIPRQSDPALPDDWTGIAAIVESTAAQYVRHGAGTDADALSGAWLGRTVGCVLGKPVEKIPRRGIEDILRSGDRWPLRSYFTARGLPVEVAERWPWNRVSGPTSLIENIDGAPEDDDLNFTLMALRLLERVGLDFTSADVAQSWLLDLPAGRSFTAERIAYRNLLCGLEPPDTARVGNPYREWIGAQIRTDLYGWVGPGDPLGAARRAHRDASVSHTRNGLYCAMALAAMGSIAVVRTPDRPGIADVLDAGLAVVPPDSAAAAAIILGRRLATDGLPPEDAYVALERAYPDLHWVHALNNTALVAYALTFGEGAFDRSICTVVAGGWDTDSNGASVGGIVGALTGASSIDPEWTTPLRDRLSSALPGEDGGAITAAAARTLALVGSGGDVS; this comes from the coding sequence GTGACCTGGGTGCAGCCGGAGGACCTGCTACGCCACGAGCTCTGGCAGTCGGCTCGTGAACTCGGACCCGACCAGCAGGATGCGCTGCAGCGGATCGCGGACCGCTGGGTCGGAGCCGGCGGCACGCTGCCGCCACCGCACGTCGGTGCGTCACCGGAGCTCGGGGACAGACACCTGCGCCCGCTCGCCGAGGAGCTGCTCGCAGCGGTGGCCGCGATCCCCCGGCAGTCCGATCCGGCGCTACCCGACGACTGGACCGGGATCGCGGCGATCGTCGAATCCACTGCGGCGCAGTATGTGCGGCACGGTGCCGGCACCGACGCCGACGCGCTGAGCGGAGCCTGGCTGGGCCGCACGGTGGGCTGTGTCCTGGGCAAGCCCGTCGAGAAGATCCCGCGCCGTGGGATCGAGGACATCCTGCGCAGCGGTGACCGGTGGCCGCTGCGGAGCTATTTCACCGCGCGCGGTCTGCCCGTCGAGGTCGCGGAGCGGTGGCCGTGGAACCGGGTGAGCGGACCCACGAGCCTGATCGAGAACATCGACGGCGCACCGGAGGACGACGATCTCAACTTCACCCTGATGGCCCTGCGCCTGCTGGAGCGGGTCGGCCTCGACTTCACCTCCGCCGATGTCGCACAGTCCTGGCTGCTCGACCTGCCCGCAGGGCGCAGCTTCACCGCGGAACGGATCGCGTACCGCAACCTGCTCTGCGGTCTCGAGCCGCCGGACACTGCGCGGGTGGGCAACCCGTACCGGGAATGGATCGGGGCGCAGATCCGCACCGACCTCTACGGCTGGGTCGGTCCCGGTGATCCGCTGGGTGCTGCCCGTCGGGCACACCGGGACGCCTCCGTCAGCCACACCCGCAACGGGCTCTACTGCGCGATGGCGCTGGCCGCGATGGGTTCGATCGCCGTGGTCCGCACTCCGGACCGTCCCGGTATCGCGGACGTGCTGGATGCCGGCCTGGCCGTCGTCCCTCCCGACAGTGCCGCAGCTGCGGCCATCATCCTGGGTCGCCGGCTGGCGACCGACGGGCTCCCGCCCGAGGACGCGTACGTCGCGCTGGAGCGGGCCTATCCCGACCTGCACTGGGTGCATGCGCTCAACAACACCGCGCTGGTGGCCTACGCCCTCACATTCGGGGAAGGCGCCTTCGACCGCTCGATCTGCACCGTGGTTGCCGGCGGCTGGGACACCGACTCCAACGGCGCCAGCGTCGGCGGGATCGTGGGTGCGCTGACCGGAGCATCAAGCATCGATCCGGAGTGGACCACACCGCTGCGCGACCGGTTGAGCTCTGCCCTGCCCGGCGAGGACGGTGGGGCGATCACTGCTGCCGCGGCGCGCACCCTGGCCCTCGTCGGATCCGGTGGCGATGTGTCATGA
- a CDS encoding ADP-ribosylglycohydrolase family protein produces the protein MNLLQDKAIGALAAAAVGDAIGGATEGRSAEEIVARYGGFVEGITEYFMPDWRTAKPMSPYFKGDGHVTDDTLMTNLLIDVYDERQRHLDAFDIADGLVPRMMNQLTWIPELERETVPLLRVFLAEKWLVTRLHYGHIDPREGGVGNVVNCGAAMYMAPVGIANAGDPAGAYAEASELAGAHQSSYGREAAAVFAAAIAAAMTPGIDVDGVLQAVLGLARDGTAAAIRAVLEAAAGVPDWQRAIPVLRAAITPFDTVGPEYRTPVMDARRPSRVRAIEELPVALGFLAVTGGDVRGCILGATNYGRDSDSIATMGGAIAGALGGESSVPAEWVETVARESRLDLRAGGLRMAAVAQAIRTADAAAFARREHAFAALTAADGPGNGEAALS, from the coding sequence ATGAACCTCTTGCAGGACAAAGCAATCGGAGCCCTCGCTGCAGCAGCGGTCGGCGATGCCATCGGCGGTGCGACGGAGGGCCGCAGCGCCGAGGAGATCGTCGCCCGGTACGGCGGATTCGTCGAGGGCATCACCGAGTACTTCATGCCCGACTGGCGGACGGCGAAGCCGATGTCGCCGTACTTCAAGGGAGACGGCCACGTCACCGACGACACCCTGATGACCAACCTGCTCATCGACGTCTACGACGAACGTCAACGGCACCTCGACGCCTTCGACATCGCCGACGGGCTGGTTCCGCGGATGATGAATCAACTCACCTGGATCCCGGAGCTTGAACGGGAGACGGTCCCGTTGCTGCGGGTGTTCCTCGCGGAGAAATGGTTGGTGACCCGGCTGCACTACGGTCACATCGATCCTCGCGAGGGTGGGGTGGGCAACGTCGTGAACTGCGGTGCTGCCATGTACATGGCCCCGGTCGGAATCGCGAACGCAGGTGATCCGGCCGGCGCCTACGCCGAGGCCTCCGAGTTGGCCGGTGCACACCAGTCCAGTTACGGCAGGGAGGCTGCCGCCGTCTTCGCCGCCGCGATCGCCGCGGCGATGACGCCGGGAATCGATGTGGACGGGGTGCTGCAGGCCGTCCTGGGACTGGCCAGGGACGGTACCGCCGCAGCGATCCGTGCGGTGCTGGAAGCGGCCGCGGGTGTGCCCGACTGGCAACGGGCGATCCCGGTGCTGCGGGCCGCGATCACACCGTTCGACACCGTCGGCCCGGAGTACCGCACGCCGGTGATGGATGCTCGGCGGCCGAGCCGGGTCCGCGCGATCGAGGAGCTTCCGGTGGCGCTGGGCTTCCTGGCGGTCACCGGCGGCGACGTGCGCGGCTGCATCCTCGGCGCGACGAACTACGGCCGGGACTCCGACTCGATCGCCACCATGGGCGGCGCCATCGCAGGCGCGCTCGGCGGCGAATCCTCCGTGCCCGCCGAGTGGGTGGAGACCGTGGCCCGGGAGTCGCGGCTCGACCTGCGCGCCGGCGGACTCCGGATGGCCGCGGTGGCGCAGGCGATCCGCACCGCGGACGCGGCAGCCTTCGCCCGCCGGGAACACGCGTTCGCGGCCCTGACCGCCGCCGACGGGCCGGGCAACGGCGAGGCGGCACTGTCGTGA
- a CDS encoding sugar ABC transporter permease yields MTAAAQAPATIDPGPTTPPAARRRRGTPVGLWLLVPSLLPVIAFSVYPLLNGIWLGFTDARAGAGVQFAFNGVQNYERLFDDGLFWNSFGIGLVWAFSVTILQFLLSLGLALLLNAGLRFQWLVRPLALVPWAMPSVVVAILWKLIYQPDAGILNAFLKNLGIIDTNINWLGSFTLALPAVIVVGVWAGMPQTTIALLAGLQNTSTDLHEAASLDGAGAWQRFRSVTLPALKPVIIAITSLDFVWNFNSFGLVYVLTEGGPGGRTKLPMLFAYESAFSSGEFGYAAAMGNAMVVLILAMLGVYLWRQLKENT; encoded by the coding sequence ATGACGGCGGCAGCCCAGGCTCCGGCCACCATCGACCCGGGCCCGACCACACCACCCGCCGCCCGACGGCGACGCGGTACGCCGGTCGGCCTGTGGTTGCTCGTTCCCAGTCTCCTGCCGGTGATCGCGTTCAGCGTCTACCCCCTGCTGAACGGGATCTGGCTCGGGTTCACCGATGCCCGCGCCGGCGCGGGTGTGCAATTCGCGTTCAACGGCGTCCAGAACTACGAGCGTCTGTTCGACGACGGATTGTTCTGGAACTCGTTCGGGATCGGACTGGTCTGGGCTTTCAGTGTGACCATCCTGCAGTTCCTGCTCAGCCTCGGCCTCGCCCTGCTGCTCAACGCGGGGTTGCGGTTCCAGTGGCTGGTGCGGCCGTTGGCGCTGGTGCCGTGGGCGATGCCGTCGGTCGTGGTCGCCATCCTGTGGAAGCTGATCTACCAGCCGGATGCCGGCATCCTCAACGCATTCCTCAAGAACCTGGGGATCATCGACACCAACATCAACTGGCTCGGCAGCTTCACCCTCGCCCTGCCGGCCGTGATCGTCGTCGGGGTCTGGGCCGGGATGCCGCAGACCACCATCGCCCTGCTGGCCGGGCTGCAGAACACCTCGACCGACCTCCACGAGGCGGCGTCACTCGACGGAGCCGGTGCGTGGCAGCGGTTCCGCTCCGTCACCCTGCCTGCTCTCAAGCCGGTGATCATCGCCATCACGTCGCTGGACTTCGTCTGGAACTTCAACTCCTTCGGCCTGGTCTACGTGCTCACCGAGGGTGGGCCCGGCGGCCGCACCAAGCTGCCGATGTTGTTCGCCTACGAGAGTGCCTTCAGCAGCGGCGAGTTCGGGTACGCGGCCGCGATGGGCAACGCCATGGTCGTGCTCATCCTCGCGATGCTCGGCGTGTACCTGTGGCGTCAGCTGAAGGAGAACACCTGA
- a CDS encoding carbohydrate ABC transporter permease encodes MRTRPITRVGQYVALLAYIVFLGFPLLWLFSTAFKSPREVISLDPTLLPRTWSLDSFRVALDNTELFPSLLNSLIVAVSTAILTTVIALPAAYALARHRSKLRTVTVGWILVSQVFPFVLIVIPVFIVLRNLGLLNTLPGLVLVYVVWALPFTLWMLQGYVSAIPRDLEEAAATDGASRGQVLLRVIFPLLAPGLVATAMFAFISAWNEFFFALVVITDPAKETAPLLLARYVGGEGLVNLGPLAATALITTLPSLLIFAVAQRKLVSGMLAGSVKG; translated from the coding sequence ATGCGCACCCGCCCGATCACTCGCGTGGGTCAGTACGTCGCCCTGCTCGCGTACATCGTCTTCCTGGGATTCCCGTTGCTGTGGCTGTTCTCCACGGCTTTCAAATCGCCTCGCGAGGTGATCTCGCTCGACCCGACACTGCTCCCCCGCACCTGGTCGCTGGACAGCTTCAGGGTGGCGCTGGACAACACCGAGCTGTTCCCGTCACTGCTCAACTCGCTGATCGTCGCCGTCAGCACCGCGATCCTGACAACGGTCATCGCGCTGCCGGCCGCCTACGCGCTCGCCCGGCACCGCAGCAAGCTGCGCACGGTGACGGTCGGCTGGATCCTGGTCAGCCAGGTGTTCCCGTTCGTGCTGATCGTCATCCCGGTGTTCATCGTGCTGCGGAACCTGGGGCTGCTCAACACCCTGCCCGGGCTGGTACTGGTCTACGTGGTGTGGGCGCTGCCGTTCACGCTGTGGATGCTGCAGGGCTACGTCTCGGCGATCCCCCGTGATCTGGAGGAGGCAGCGGCCACCGACGGGGCCTCCCGCGGCCAGGTACTGCTCAGGGTCATCTTCCCGTTGCTCGCACCGGGTCTCGTGGCGACTGCGATGTTCGCCTTCATCAGTGCCTGGAACGAGTTCTTCTTCGCCCTGGTGGTGATCACCGATCCCGCCAAGGAGACGGCGCCGCTGCTGCTGGCGCGCTACGTCGGGGGTGAGGGGCTGGTGAACCTCGGCCCGTTGGCCGCGACCGCCCTGATCACCACCCTCCCCAGCCTGCTCATCTTCGCTGTCGCCCAACGCAAGTTGGTCTCCGGGATGCTCGCGGGCTCGGTCAAGGGATGA
- a CDS encoding penicillin-binding transpeptidase domain-containing protein, whose translation MTRQGAHSSGVARPGARAFSWCVVLVGMLVLSGCTSTAAPASPGPQQDLAAFVAALETSRTDAASALTSEPGVARQALDSVILDNLEPKKLQLTAGALDWDGEATTATVPMTYRWTLPDIGPWQYTTDWTLKRRGAGPGAHWFIAWDPAVIHPQLGAQQSIVVRTVEASAGVVVDRNDRQLVTAQRVYAVQAAPTKISDQAGIAAVLVKLLRKYDPTLTATGIVQGIADADPTIGYTVTNLRDTEFEAVAAQLTKIPGLTFPAQVRNLGPTKDFARALLAQLGPSTAALIRGTPGWKIVAIDATGAEAGVLAERAAGRGGKVILTIDRDVQLAAERALAGITEPAVIVAIQPSTGEILAVAQNAAADAEGAIALTGSFPPGSIFKIVTATAAIDTQRATPQTVVECPGTWTINERPIRNEYEFDLGRVPLELAFAKSCNTTFAQLASTMGEGTLTSTAKQYGIGLDFVIPGITTLTGSVPAATDEVQRAEDGFGQGQVLVTPFSAALMAATAATGTMPVPTLIRGQRTQVDQKVPTRSAASRSGVADLMAAVVDVGTAQNLKAVGTAAAFVHAKTGTAEYTDAKGTLKAHAWTVGYRGDLAFSALIVGGDSSKRTNVVLQKFLAAVK comes from the coding sequence ATGACGAGGCAAGGGGCTCACAGCAGCGGCGTCGCTCGCCCGGGTGCGAGGGCATTCTCGTGGTGCGTCGTCCTCGTCGGCATGCTGGTCCTGTCAGGCTGCACCTCGACCGCGGCGCCCGCCTCACCCGGGCCCCAGCAGGACCTGGCCGCGTTCGTCGCCGCACTGGAGACCAGCAGGACCGACGCAGCCTCGGCGCTCACCTCGGAGCCCGGCGTGGCCCGGCAGGCGCTCGACTCGGTGATCCTGGACAACCTCGAGCCGAAGAAGCTGCAGCTCACCGCCGGCGCCCTCGACTGGGACGGGGAGGCGACCACGGCCACCGTGCCGATGACCTACCGCTGGACCCTGCCGGACATCGGACCGTGGCAGTACACCACCGACTGGACGTTGAAGCGGCGTGGAGCGGGACCGGGCGCCCACTGGTTCATCGCCTGGGATCCGGCCGTCATCCACCCGCAGCTCGGCGCACAGCAGAGCATCGTGGTGCGCACGGTCGAGGCGTCGGCCGGTGTCGTCGTCGACCGCAACGACCGGCAGCTGGTGACCGCCCAGCGGGTGTACGCGGTCCAAGCCGCCCCGACGAAGATCAGCGATCAGGCCGGAATCGCGGCCGTGCTGGTGAAGCTGCTCCGGAAGTACGACCCGACGCTGACGGCCACCGGCATCGTGCAGGGCATCGCCGATGCCGATCCGACGATCGGCTACACCGTGACCAACCTGCGGGACACCGAGTTCGAGGCGGTCGCGGCACAGCTGACCAAGATTCCCGGGCTGACGTTCCCGGCCCAGGTCCGCAATCTGGGTCCCACCAAGGACTTCGCCAGAGCACTGCTCGCCCAGCTCGGACCGAGCACCGCCGCGCTCATCCGCGGGACGCCCGGCTGGAAGATCGTGGCGATCGACGCCACCGGCGCCGAGGCCGGAGTGCTGGCCGAGCGCGCTGCCGGGCGCGGCGGCAAGGTCATCCTGACCATCGACCGGGACGTCCAACTCGCGGCCGAGCGGGCACTGGCCGGGATCACCGAACCGGCCGTGATCGTCGCCATCCAGCCCTCCACCGGTGAGATCCTCGCGGTCGCCCAGAACGCCGCCGCGGACGCCGAGGGCGCGATCGCCCTCACCGGCAGCTTCCCGCCGGGCTCGATCTTCAAGATCGTCACCGCGACCGCGGCCATCGACACCCAGCGAGCGACCCCGCAGACCGTCGTGGAATGTCCCGGCACCTGGACGATCAACGAGCGTCCGATCCGCAACGAGTACGAATTCGATCTCGGCCGGGTCCCGCTGGAGCTGGCGTTCGCGAAGTCGTGCAACACGACGTTCGCCCAACTCGCCTCGACGATGGGCGAAGGCACCCTGACCAGCACGGCCAAGCAGTACGGGATCGGCCTGGACTTCGTGATCCCGGGGATCACCACGCTCACCGGCTCCGTGCCCGCGGCGACCGACGAGGTGCAGCGGGCCGAGGACGGGTTCGGGCAGGGACAAGTGCTGGTGACCCCGTTCTCCGCGGCTCTGATGGCGGCCACCGCCGCAACCGGCACCATGCCCGTCCCCACGCTGATCCGCGGCCAGCGGACGCAGGTGGACCAGAAGGTCCCCACCCGCTCGGCTGCGTCCCGCTCCGGGGTGGCCGACCTGATGGCAGCCGTGGTCGACGTGGGGACCGCGCAGAACCTGAAGGCGGTCGGCACCGCGGCGGCGTTCGTGCACGCCAAGACCGGGACAGCGGAGTACACCGACGCGAAAGGCACGTTGAAGGCCCATGCCTGGACCGTCGGCTACCGCGGTGACCTCGCCTTCAGCGCTCTCATCGTCGGCGGCGACTCCTCCAAGCGGACCAACGTCGTCCTGCAGAAGTTCCTGGCCGCGGTGAAGTGA
- a CDS encoding VOC family protein, with product MSLARFKDLCLDAVDPDLLGAFYSELLGLAPQTRDGVVISLDGATPTQRVWINRVPEQRSAKNRMHLDIRLRSLEQAFELGARELDRLEGWTVLADPEGNEFCVFLTDGSPGSAEPGLMELGVDAVDQQAQSRWWADLLGAGHGTEDDDSYSWIDHLPDAPFESIAFANVPEPKTVKNRVHLDLFGDPAALETAGAQVLRTPDEGRPWTVMADPEGNEFCVFPDA from the coding sequence ATGAGCCTCGCCCGTTTCAAGGACCTCTGCCTGGATGCTGTCGACCCGGATCTCCTGGGAGCCTTCTACTCCGAGCTGCTCGGTCTGGCCCCGCAGACCAGGGACGGTGTGGTGATCAGCCTCGATGGAGCAACGCCCACCCAGCGGGTCTGGATCAACCGGGTGCCCGAGCAGCGTTCGGCCAAGAACCGCATGCACCTCGACATCCGACTGCGATCGCTGGAGCAGGCCTTCGAACTGGGGGCGCGCGAGCTGGATCGACTCGAGGGCTGGACGGTGCTGGCCGATCCGGAGGGCAACGAGTTCTGCGTGTTCCTCACCGACGGCTCGCCGGGCTCAGCGGAACCCGGCCTGATGGAGCTCGGGGTCGACGCTGTCGACCAGCAGGCGCAGTCCCGATGGTGGGCGGACCTGCTGGGTGCCGGCCACGGCACGGAGGACGACGACAGCTACTCCTGGATCGATCACCTCCCCGATGCCCCGTTCGAGTCGATCGCCTTCGCCAACGTGCCGGAACCCAAGACCGTCAAGAACCGGGTCCATCTGGACCTCTTCGGCGACCCTGCTGCGCTCGAGACCGCGGGCGCCCAAGTGCTCAGGACCCCCGACGAGGGTCGGCCGTGGACCGTGATGGCCGATCCGGAGGGCAACGAGTTCTGCGTGTTCCCGGACGCCTGA
- a CDS encoding sugar ABC transporter substrate-binding protein: MKRTRPHILRRSSLAALALGSTLLLSACVSNSGGGQVSTAGSSLAPDEKVSLTFSSYAFQAPTVAATEKIVSDWNAANPNIQVTYQKVAAESVHDKLVTQFAGNQAPDIIHDESADIAGFSRQGYLADLSPMVPADLKSDVPQSVWDSVTYDGKITGTPTIAQVYTIFVNKKLLAAAGVALPTADKPWTWDDLATNAKKLSSGTVSGLAWGLKSPTAGIMSTGLAFDGTFFSGDSKAPTVTVGDNELQVPNRITKMLADGSMAKDSVSLSGSDVLAGYFGGKYAMIMAGNYIATQIDEQAPADFDWTMLPLLKGTNQHQASNPQTLSIAKQSKYPAQAMQFIAYFMKSENLAAIAEGDALIPVTASASAAMGKKLGTGHGWDAILGSADQLVDAPWNKADKFPDWKSKYATPAYQEFLAGKTDAAGLGTALTTGWKTLSGG, encoded by the coding sequence ATGAAGAGAACCCGTCCACACATCCTGCGCCGCAGCAGCCTTGCCGCCCTGGCGCTCGGTTCCACCCTGCTGCTGTCGGCGTGCGTCAGCAACTCCGGCGGCGGTCAGGTGAGCACCGCCGGCAGCTCCCTGGCCCCGGATGAGAAGGTGTCGCTGACGTTCTCCAGCTACGCCTTCCAGGCACCGACCGTGGCTGCCACCGAGAAGATCGTCAGCGACTGGAATGCAGCCAACCCCAACATCCAGGTGACCTATCAGAAGGTCGCCGCCGAATCGGTGCACGACAAGCTGGTGACCCAGTTCGCCGGCAACCAGGCGCCCGACATCATCCACGACGAGTCGGCCGACATCGCGGGCTTCTCCCGCCAGGGCTACCTCGCCGACCTGTCGCCGATGGTCCCTGCCGACCTGAAATCCGATGTGCCGCAGTCGGTCTGGGACTCGGTGACCTACGATGGAAAGATCACCGGCACGCCGACGATCGCGCAGGTGTACACCATCTTCGTCAACAAGAAGCTGCTTGCGGCGGCCGGTGTCGCACTGCCGACCGCCGACAAGCCTTGGACGTGGGACGATCTGGCGACCAACGCGAAGAAGCTCTCCTCCGGCACCGTCAGCGGGCTGGCCTGGGGTCTGAAGTCGCCGACCGCGGGCATCATGTCGACCGGCCTGGCCTTCGACGGCACCTTCTTCAGCGGCGATTCCAAGGCCCCGACGGTCACCGTCGGCGACAACGAGCTGCAGGTCCCGAACCGGATCACGAAGATGCTGGCCGACGGGTCGATGGCCAAGGATTCGGTCTCGCTGTCCGGCAGTGACGTGCTGGCCGGCTACTTCGGCGGCAAGTACGCAATGATCATGGCCGGTAACTACATCGCCACTCAGATCGACGAGCAGGCGCCCGCCGACTTCGACTGGACGATGCTGCCGCTGCTCAAGGGCACCAACCAGCACCAGGCCTCCAACCCGCAGACCCTCAGCATCGCCAAGCAGAGCAAGTACCCGGCGCAGGCCATGCAGTTCATCGCCTACTTCATGAAGTCGGAGAACCTGGCTGCCATCGCCGAGGGTGACGCGCTGATCCCGGTGACTGCCTCGGCGTCGGCGGCGATGGGCAAGAAGCTCGGGACGGGGCACGGCTGGGACGCGATCCTGGGCAGCGCCGACCAGCTCGTCGACGCGCCGTGGAACAAGGCCGACAAGTTCCCCGACTGGAAGTCGAAGTACGCAACACCCGCCTACCAGGAGTTCCTCGCGGGTAAGACCGATGCTGCCGGTCTGGGCACCGCGCTCACCACCGGCTGGAAGACCCTCTCCGGCGGCTGA